TCTTCAAACGCTTCTCCGAGGCGGAGCGCAACCTGGCCAAGCTGATGCAGCAGGCCAGCTGGCTGTCGAATGTCACGGCCCAGCTTCAGGGCGGGGCCGGGAGGGGCGCGCAGCAGTAGCGTTCCGGGGCGCGGCCGCTTGTCCCGATCCGGGCGAGCTTCCGTCAGGGAGCTCGCCCTTCGTCGTATGTCGTGCTCTGCCGTCCGGCGTTCTTCAGGGGAACGTTACGCCCTTCTGTGCTATGATTATGCGCGCCGGAGCGTTTGCGTTTCGGCGCGGAGGTGCGATCTTGACTTCAAACGGAGAGAACGGGGCCGGCGGGAAATGCGCCGGCGGCAAAAAGCATTATTTCGACGAGATCGTCGAGCTGATCGAGCGTCTGAGGGCCCCCGGAGGGTGTCCCTGGGACCGGAAGCAGACCTTGCCGGACCTGCGGACCTGCATCACGGAGGAGGCCTACGAGCTGGCCGAGGCCATCTCGGATCGGGATATGGACAAGGTGCGGGAGGAGTCCGGCGACCTGCTGCTGCAGGTCGTCTTCGTCGCCTCTCTGGCCCGGGAGCACGGGGATTTCGGGATGGAGGACGTCGTGCGGACGATCTGCGACAAGCTGATCCGGCGCCATCCCCACGTGTTCGGGACGACGGAGGCCAGGGACAGCGACGAGGTGCTGAAGAACTGGGAGAGCATCAAACAGGAGGAGCGCCGGGAGCGGAAGGAGGATCTCTCGGTCCTGGCCGGCGTGCCCTCGGGCCTGCCGCCGCTTCTGAAGGCCCACAGGATGCAGGGCAAGGCGGCTCACGTCGGGTTCGACTGGCCCAGGGGCGACTCCGCGCCTCTCTTCGACAAGCTGAACGAGGAGGCCGCCGAGCTGCGGGAGGCCGTGGTGCGCGGGGATGCCGACGCCGTGGAGGACGAGCTGGGGGATCTCCTGTTCATGACCGTTAACCTGGCGCGGCATCTGGACGTCAATCCGGATGCGGCCCTGTCGCGGGCCTGCTCCAAATTCGCGGGGCGCTTCCGTCACGTGGAGGCGCTGGCGGCGGAGCGCGGCGTCCGCCTGGAGAACTGTTCCCTCGAGGAGCTCGACGCTCTCTGGGAGAGCGCCAAGAGCCGGACGAGGGCCATATAGCTATATAATACGGACAGAGGGGGCCTTGGGCCGACGGCCCGGGGCGATCGAGGAGCGACGGAGGATGGAAATGACGG
The sequence above is drawn from the Fretibacterium sp. OH1220_COT-178 genome and encodes:
- the mazG gene encoding nucleoside triphosphate pyrophosphohydrolase — protein: MTSNGENGAGGKCAGGKKHYFDEIVELIERLRAPGGCPWDRKQTLPDLRTCITEEAYELAEAISDRDMDKVREESGDLLLQVVFVASLAREHGDFGMEDVVRTICDKLIRRHPHVFGTTEARDSDEVLKNWESIKQEERRERKEDLSVLAGVPSGLPPLLKAHRMQGKAAHVGFDWPRGDSAPLFDKLNEEAAELREAVVRGDADAVEDELGDLLFMTVNLARHLDVNPDAALSRACSKFAGRFRHVEALAAERGVRLENCSLEELDALWESAKSRTRAI